A genomic stretch from Lathyrus oleraceus cultivar Zhongwan6 chromosome 2, CAAS_Psat_ZW6_1.0, whole genome shotgun sequence includes:
- the LOC127119872 gene encoding iron-sulfur cluster co-chaperone protein HscB homolog isoform X2, with product MTNKFLSTPLSTFFKLRRTLTSIPQGLSPRLKIQPSSPPFAPPYDIHNLCHGYSSLGSLRFCRKSLCSKPAEKFQTTCWNCHAVPQSTPFLFCQSCCCIQAVDHSIDYFEIFGREKKYDVDGIDLERKYKEWQKKLHPDLVHSKSQKEKDFAAEQSARVIDAYRTLSKPLSRGIYMLKGVEIDEEQTISDPELLAEIMEIREEVEEATNSEALNHIRSQMQEKLQNWSNVFADAFKRRDFEEAKNVIRRMTYYSRVIEEVMKKL from the exons ATGACAAACAAGTTTCTCTCCACTCCTCTTTCAACTTTCTTCAAATTGAGACGAACCTTAACTTCAATTCCCCAAGGTTTATCTCCTCGCCTTAAAATTCAACCTTCATCACCACCCTTTGCACCACCGTATGATATTCATAATCTCTGTCATGGTTATTCTTCACTTGGGTCTCTCAGATTTTGCAGAAAAAGTTTATGTTCAAAACCTGCAGAGAAATTTCAAACCACATGCTGGAATTGCCACGCTGTTCCTCAATCAACACCTTTCCTGTTCTGCCAATCATGTTGCTGCATTCAGGCTGTTGATCATTCGATTGACTATTTCGAAATTTTCGGGAG GGAGAAGAAGTATGATGTAGATGGTATTGATTTGGAGCGGAAGTACAAGGAGTGGCAAAAGAAACTGCATCCTGATTTAGTGCATTCTAAATCTCAG AAAGAAAAAGATTTTGCTGCTGAACAATCAGCAAGAGTGATTGATGCATACCGTACACTTAGCAAGCCTTTGTCAAGAGGGATTTACATG CTCAAAGGAGTGGAAATTGATGAGGAGCAGACAATTTCAGATCCAGAATTACTAGCAGAG ATTATGGAAATCAGGGAAGAAGTTGAAGAAGCAACTAACTCCGAGGCTCTGAATCACATTCGCTCCCAG ATGCAGGAGAAACTGCAAAATTGGTCTAATGTCTTTGCTGATGCTTTTAAAAGACGGGACTTTGAAGAAGCGAAGAATGTAATTAGGAGAATGACTTATTATAGTCGTGTAATTGAGGAAGTTATGAAGAAGCTTTGA
- the LOC127119871 gene encoding ATPase 9, plasma membrane-type, with protein sequence MKNYTIYAVSITIRVVLGFMLLALIWKFDFSPFMVLIIAILNDGTIMTISKDRVKPSPMPDSWKLREIFATGVVLGTYLAVMTVVFFWLAHASDFFTEKFGLKSIRNNHEELTAAVYLQVSIVSQALIFVTRSRSWSFVERPGLLLIAAFLIAQLIATLIAVYANWEFAHMKGIGWGWAAVIWLYSIVFYIPLDILKFFIRYALSGKAWNNITENRTAFTSKKDYGRGAREAQWAAVQRTLHGLNPPDSDHVLNESNNYRDLSELADQAKKRAEIARLRELHTLKGHVESVVKLKGLDIETIQQHYTV encoded by the exons ATGAAGAACTACACGATTTACGCAGTTTCAATAACAATCCGAGTCGTGCTTGGCTTTATGCTCCTTGCTCTAATTTGGAAATTCGATTTCTCTCCTTTTATGGTTTTGATCATTGCCATTCTTAACGACGGCACAATCATGACCATTTCAAAGGATAGAGTGAAGCCATCTCCTATGCCAGATTCATGGAAGTTGAGGGAGATTTTCGCCACAGGCGTCGTGCTTGGCACCTACCTTGCTGTTATGACTGTTGTCTTCTTTTGGCTTGCTCATGCTTCTGATTTCTTCACT GaaaaatttggattaaaatcTATCCGAAACAACCACGAGGAGCTCACAGCTGCGGTTTACCTTCAAGTTAGTATCGTAAGTCAGGCTCTCATCTTTGTTACACGATCAAGGAGTTGGTCTTTCGTCGAACGTCCCGGATTATTACTTATTGCTGCCTTTCTCATCGCACAACTG ATTGCCACATTGATAGCTGTGTATGCAAATTGGGAGTTTGCACATATGAAAGGAATCGGATGGGGTTGGGCAGCAGTGATTTGGCTCTACAGCATTGTTTTCTACATCCCTTTGGATATCCTTAAGTTCTTCATTCGATATGCCTTGAGCGGCAAGGCATGGAATAACATTACTGAAAATAGG ACTGCTTTCACCTCGAAGAAAGATTATGGAAGGGGTGCGAGAGAAGCACAATGGGCCGCGGTTCAACGCACGCTACACGGATTGAATCCACCAGACTCAGATCATGTGTTGAATGAAAGTAACAACTATAGAGACTTATCTGAACTTGCGGACCAAGCCAAGAAACGCGCTGAAATCGCGAGGCTAAGGGAGCTACACACACTGAAGGGACATGTTGAATCGGTTGTGAAACTGAAAGGACTTGACATTGAGACAATTCAACAGCACTACACTGTTTGA
- the LOC127119872 gene encoding iron-sulfur cluster co-chaperone protein HscB homolog isoform X1 encodes MTNKFLSTPLSTFFKLRRTLTSIPQGLSPRLKIQPSSPPFAPPYDIHNLCHGYSSLGSLRFCRKSLCSKPAEKFQTTCWNCHAVPQSTPFLFCQSCCCIQAVDHSIDYFEIFGREKKYDVDGIDLERKYKEWQKKLHPDLVHSKSQKEKDFAAEQSARVIDAYRTLSKPLSRGIYMLKLKGVEIDEEQTISDPELLAEIMEIREEVEEATNSEALNHIRSQMQEKLQNWSNVFADAFKRRDFEEAKNVIRRMTYYSRVIEEVMKKL; translated from the exons ATGACAAACAAGTTTCTCTCCACTCCTCTTTCAACTTTCTTCAAATTGAGACGAACCTTAACTTCAATTCCCCAAGGTTTATCTCCTCGCCTTAAAATTCAACCTTCATCACCACCCTTTGCACCACCGTATGATATTCATAATCTCTGTCATGGTTATTCTTCACTTGGGTCTCTCAGATTTTGCAGAAAAAGTTTATGTTCAAAACCTGCAGAGAAATTTCAAACCACATGCTGGAATTGCCACGCTGTTCCTCAATCAACACCTTTCCTGTTCTGCCAATCATGTTGCTGCATTCAGGCTGTTGATCATTCGATTGACTATTTCGAAATTTTCGGGAG GGAGAAGAAGTATGATGTAGATGGTATTGATTTGGAGCGGAAGTACAAGGAGTGGCAAAAGAAACTGCATCCTGATTTAGTGCATTCTAAATCTCAG AAAGAAAAAGATTTTGCTGCTGAACAATCAGCAAGAGTGATTGATGCATACCGTACACTTAGCAAGCCTTTGTCAAGAGGGATTTACATG CTGAAGCTCAAAGGAGTGGAAATTGATGAGGAGCAGACAATTTCAGATCCAGAATTACTAGCAGAG ATTATGGAAATCAGGGAAGAAGTTGAAGAAGCAACTAACTCCGAGGCTCTGAATCACATTCGCTCCCAG ATGCAGGAGAAACTGCAAAATTGGTCTAATGTCTTTGCTGATGCTTTTAAAAGACGGGACTTTGAAGAAGCGAAGAATGTAATTAGGAGAATGACTTATTATAGTCGTGTAATTGAGGAAGTTATGAAGAAGCTTTGA